From the genome of Thermoanaerobaculales bacterium:
AAGTGGCCGGCGCCGCCGGCCCGCTGGTCGGTGAAGCCCCACTTCTCCAGGATCGCCCTCTCCACCTCCACGGTGTCGGCGCGCGTGGCGCCCGGCCGCATCGCGGCGATGATCGCCTTCTGGGCCTCGAGCACGCAGCGGTAGGCCCGCAGCTCGAGCTCGGTGAACTCGCCGTCGACCGGCCAGGTGCGCGTCACATCCATGGTGAGGTGGCCCATGTCGGCGCCGAAGTCCATGACCACGATGTCGTCGGCCTCGAGCTGGCGGCTGTTGGCCGCGTAGTGCCAGGTCAGCAGGTTCGGCCCCGAGGCGACGATGGCCGGGAAGGCGACCCCGTCGGCGCCGTTCCAGTCGTACCAAGCGCGGGCTGCCGCCTCGAGGTGGTACTCGTAGAGCCCGGGACGGGTCGCCGTGATGGCCCGGCGAATGCCCTCGGCGCTGACGCGGCCGTTGCGCCGGAGGACCTCGATCTCGCGCGGCGTCTTGATCATGCGCTGGCGATCGATGAAGGGCGTCACGTCGCGGAGCTCGAAGTCCGGGAAACGGGCGCGCAGCGTCGACACCTTCCACGCGTTGTCCGACGGCCGGCCGCCAAAGCCGGTGGTGAAGCGCAGCGCGAGGTAGAGACCGATGTCGAGCCGCCCGTTGTCGACCGTGTCCGGCTCGGCCAGCCGCACCCACAGCCGCACCGGGCCGTCGTAGCGCTCGACCGCCAGGGACTCCTCGAGCAGGGTCAGCGGCCGGATTGCGGCGAACCCGAGGCTCCCGGCGTCGACCTTGCTGGTCAGCAGGTTGGCGCCGTCGGCGCGCACCTCCTGCTCTCCCTGCTGCGGCAGAAAGAGCGTGGCGGCGCAGCCGTCAACCTGCAGGAGCAGCGCCGCGTGGAGGTCCTCGACGCCGGTGTAGTAGAAGAAGTCGTTGTCCTGGCGCGAGCGGACGCCGGCCGGCGGCATGCTGTTGCCAAACAGCAGCACCGTGCCCTGGTCGAGCACCCCGCACAGCGCGGCTCGCCGGGCGGCGAACTCCTCCGGCGGGTAGGTGGCGCGCTGGGCGGCGGCCGGAGTGGTTGCCAGCACCATGAGAGCAGCGATGACCGCGGGCGTTCTCATCGGCGAGCCTCCTGCGTGGTCAGCACCGCCCGATGATAGCGCCGCGCCCGCGGCGCAGAAGAGCTCCACGGGGCCCGAAGAGCGACAAGGTGCCGCCTCACCGGGTGCGATGGCGGTCCAGACTCGTCACGGCACGGTCGCCGACCACGCCGAGGTGTCGCCCGACTCGAAGCCGTCGGCGAAGGCCGCGCCGGCCTGCCGCCACACCTCGCAGCCCTCGGCCTGGTTGAGGGTGCCGCCGTAGAGGCTGCCGTTGAACGAGGCGAGGGACGCGATCGCCGAGTTTCCGGTGTCGCCGAAGCCGTCGTCCGTCTCGGGGAGCCAGCTCATCGGGCCGAGGTAGCGGAACAGCTTGGCGCCCCCGGAGCTCTGGTGGTCAACCCCGACGTACAGCTCGTCGAGGTGCTCGGCGAGCCGCACCGCCGTGGTCGAGTACGAGGACCCGAAACCCGGGACGCTGACCATGATCCACGTCGCCCCGTCCCATCGCCAGACCTCGCAGCCGTCGCCGAACAGGAAGTTGGGCTGGCTGGTGCCGGCGAAGAGGTATCCATCGAACGGCTCCAGGCTGATGATCGCCACGTTGTAGGTGTCGCCGAAGCCGGGGGCGGACGCGCCGTTCCAGGTGACGAAGTCCTCCGTCCACCACAGCTCCCCGGGCTGGTTGAACAGCGTCGACTCCTTGAAGGTCCCTGCATAGAAGCGCGAACCGTAGCCGGCCAGTGACGCGACCGCGCGATTTGCCGCGTCACCGAAACCGCCGATCACCGTGGGAATCCAGCTCGTGCCGTCCGGTGACCTGTAGATGCCGCCGCCAATCGACTGGTTCTCGGTTCCGGCGAACAGCACTCCGTCAAAGACCGCGAGGGCGACCACCGCCGTTGTGGCGGGGCTGCCGAAGCCGTCCGAGTTGACCTGCTCCCAGGTCGTGCCGTTGGACAACCGCCAGATTTCGGCGCCGGTCGCAGCGTTTGTGGTTCCGGCATACAGGTAGCCGTCGAAGACGGCCATCGCGAGAACGACCTGGTTCGCGGCGTCGCCGAAGCCGTCGTCGGTGACGACGTCCCAGCTCACCCCGTTCGCGCTCGACCGCATCACGAAGGCGGACCCGGTCTCGCCGCCGGCGGCCACGAACAGCTGGCCGTTGAAGACGGCCATCGCTGTCGCCCCCTCGTTCGCGGGACTGCCGAAGCCGTTGCCGACGGCCGCGCCGCCGCCGACCACCGGCTCCCAGTCCGCCTGGGCCCTGGCGGGGAACGCCACGGCGAGCACAGCGGCCAGCCCGGCCACCACCAACGCCCACCCCGGGATGAACGCCGGATTCCTGCGAGCGGTCTCGTGGTGCGCCATGGCTCAACCCCCTCCAGACGATGGACATCAGTCGTGACCCACAATGTGGGGCCGGCCGGCCGCACTGTCAACTCACCGCTCGACGGACCGGCTACCCTGGTCAGGTGGCGAAACGCCCGCTCGGACGGACACCGCCCATGGTGTACTCGACCGGCACCGGCCGGGTGTGTCCTGGCTGCGGCTGGCCGGCGAGGGACTGCCGCTGCTCGTCGAAGCTCGACGAGGCGGTGCCGGGCAGGATCGTGGCCCGACTCCGCATCGAGCGCGCCGGCCGGCGCGGCAAGACGGTCACCGTGGTCGAGGGCCTGCCCCGAAACGCCACCTTCCTCAAGGCGCTGGCGGCCGACCTGAAGCGCGCCTGCGGGACCGGCGGCACCGTGGTCGAGGACCGGGTCGAGCTCCAGGGCGACCACCTGGCGGCCCTGCGCACCCTGCTCGGGGCGCGCGGCTGGATCGTCAAAGGTTAGGAGCTCGTGCCGCAGTGGCCGCCACCCATGCGTCCGGCCTGTCACGCCCGGCCGGTAAGCTGACCCGGCACGAACTCCGCATGGCATGCGAAAATGGTGTCGTCCCGCGAGCCCGCACCAGGCATGAGACTCGGAGCGCTCGAAACGGGGCATGGAGGCAAGAGCACCTATGAAATCCCTGCTGATCCTGATCCTGATGGTCGTGATCGCGTTGCTCGCGTTCAACTACCTGACGACCGGCGAGCTCAAGCTGCTGCCGGGCGGCTCGATGAGCGGCTCCGAGCACGAGCTCGACCGCCTCCAGGGCGAGTTCCGCGCGGCCGCCCGCGACTATCGCGAGGCCCAGAAGGCCGTCGCCGTGTCCGGCGTCGACGCCACCGACGCGGCGTCCTCCGCCCTCGCCGAGGTCGACCGCATCGAGCAGGAGGTCAAGCAGTACGCCAAGAAGGCCTCGACGCCCGAGCTCAAGGCCGCCGCCAACAAGCTCGCCAAGGAAATCGCCCAGTACAAGCTCGACATCCAGTAGCTTGTAGCGCAGGCTTCCAGCCTGCACGCCATTCTCGTCATCCGATGCAGCCAGGATGGCTGCGCTACAAGCAGGCTGGATGCCTGCGCTACAAGGATGCCTGCGCTACAACTCCTGTATGCTATGCGCAATGCACGTTGAAATGAGACCTGCTCGCACACCGTTGTCGAGAACCTCGAGTGTCACGTCGCGACCCATGCGTCGAGCAGCCGTCGTGCTGGCCGCCGCCGCCGCGGCCATCCTGGCAGCAGGGCCGGCCGGCGCGCAC
Proteins encoded in this window:
- a CDS encoding Xaa-Pro peptidase family protein — translated: MRTPAVIAALMVLATTPAAAQRATYPPEEFAARRAALCGVLDQGTVLLFGNSMPPAGVRSRQDNDFFYYTGVEDLHAALLLQVDGCAATLFLPQQGEQEVRADGANLLTSKVDAGSLGFAAIRPLTLLEESLAVERYDGPVRLWVRLAEPDTVDNGRLDIGLYLALRFTTGFGGRPSDNAWKVSTLRARFPDFELRDVTPFIDRQRMIKTPREIEVLRRNGRVSAEGIRRAITATRPGLYEYHLEAAARAWYDWNGADGVAFPAIVASGPNLLTWHYAANSRQLEADDIVVMDFGADMGHLTMDVTRTWPVDGEFTELELRAYRCVLEAQKAIIAAMRPGATRADTVEVERAILEKWGFTDQRAGGAGHFVGMAVHDVGDESAPFAPGMVIAVEPAIMIDDQELQVRIEDTVLITAEGAEILTVGLAREVDELLALVGSDPPGHIPP